In Colletes latitarsis isolate SP2378_abdomen chromosome 12, iyColLati1, whole genome shotgun sequence, the sequence GGTTGGACAAACCTAATGTCCCTTGAAATGGAGCTACACGAACAGTTAGAAGTATGttttaaaaaaggaaattatgtataaaaaaaggttaataaattaaaatattaacgagCAATATGTGTGACGAAGGATATAAATGAAGTATTCCGATTTAATATTTCTGACATGGTGGATTCCTTTTTAACAAACATACGAGGATATTTCTCACAATTACGAAATCGCGAAGCAGAATATAATGACACTATTAATGGATTAATTTTGTATTATCTCAGTGGTTTTGGAGATGATTCGAAAGTACCAAAACATCTGATAAATTTATGTGGTGATAAAGATACTTTAACTTACAATCTTGCTAACTCTCATGAAAAACATTTACAAGTAAGtatatgtaatttttcaattttccaattaattaacgaaataaaattttttttcaattacAGGTAATAGATGCTCGAGAAGATAAAATGTTAAATCGATTAAAGAATTGGCTCGAAGAATATACAGAACAATTGGCGAAGTAAGTTATTTAAGCcatcatatattttttcatatcATTTTTAAGTTCGGAATAAAAATCAGTTTAATTTTATAGAGAAGAGAATGAACGAAACAATGAGCAAATATTAGAAATATCACATTTTGCGGATTCGCAACAGAAGGAATTTTCTTCGTTAGAATTACtgcaacaattaaatttaaatattcatgATTCGGAGATCATTCAAGCTTTggacaattaaaattttatagaatttattgatataaataatataaaagtaaGTACTTTAGCAATTACATTTATGTATTGTTTATTGAAtaactataatataaaatattataattttaaaacatgcgtataaaaatattaaatttagaaatatacattttaaaaaaattataatactcTAAAAGATTTTTATCGCTTCTTTTTTAAAGATTCTACGTATAATTTAAGGCCTACTTGCACTGATGGTGCCTGAATAAGTGTCAAAAATTCATTAATATCGGATTCTTTATTTTTTCTTAACCAATCCAAATCATTTCTGCGTAATCCCAGTTTTGTTGTACTTCGACCTAAAGctttattaacattttaaaAGGTAAATATTGTATGTTCACTTGTATTTTTAAATAAGTAATCAATAGTGAACTTACCAGGCAtatttttgaaactttttatgTACTCTTCACACTTTTTGATCATATCTGTTTTACTAGTAGCCAATTCATCCACAAGTCCAATTTCCAATGCTTGTTTGGGATGAAACATAGATCctctaaattaatatttttaaattattgaaagtattattgttaaaataaagagttttattaaatatttactaATAGTGAATTACCGTAAGAGTGCTAATTCAGCTTTTCTGTGTCCTATTGTATTGATAAAAACTTTTCTAAACCATTCTGGAGCTGCAATCCCTAGCTTTGTTTCATTTAATCCAATAGAATATTTTCCTTCCATGAAAACTCTATATTCGCAAGAAACTGCTAATAAGCATCCTCCAGCAGGACAGGCGCCCTTTATAAGTAAAATTACGTTATAAATATTCATGTACTTGATAGATCATTACCCATAGCTATGTAATTAATTTGCTAATAATACATTAACAGCAGCAGTTATTGGTATTTCCAAGCCATATAAAGTCAACCACGTGTCCTGCAACATCTGCCAAAACTCAGTCAGTTGTTCTTCGGTTCGATTATACATCTCCATTATATCAATTCCTGCAGAGAATACATCTGGTATCGAAGATGCTAATATAACACCTTTACAATGGTTTTTTTTAACATCCATTAAAGATGTCTTCAAGGCATTTAGTAGTTCTTTATTTAAACTGTTTACAGGAGGACGTG encodes:
- the LOC143348786 gene encoding enoyl-CoA delta isomerase 1, mitochondrial, which translates into the protein MFAVKRLFGRIRILPYKTYATNSKLVEVTHDESTGISILSMARPPVNSLNKELLNALKTSLMDVKKNHCKGVILASSIPDVFSAGIDIMEMYNRTEEQLTEFWQMLQDTWLTLYGLEIPITAAVNGACPAGGCLLAVSCEYRVFMEGKYSIGLNETKLGIAAPEWFRKVFINTIGHRKAELALLRGSMFHPKQALEIGLVDELATSKTDMIKKCEEYIKSFKNMPALGRSTTKLGLRRNDLDWLRKNKESDINEFLTLIQAPSVQVGLKLYVESLKKKR